The following are encoded together in the bacterium genome:
- a CDS encoding nuclear transport factor 2 family protein gives MAALTADDRLAIQEIISRYCWIIDHGRWDEMPGLFTPDCVLDFGSLMGRHEGHDGVRTLAGMIGGTGLMMRHYVTNVVIEGDAERAQADTYVLALTGPGPGSFMQTTGRYADDFVKRDGRWLLHQRVAVIEMPGAR, from the coding sequence GTGGCCGCACTCACCGCCGACGATCGTCTCGCCATCCAGGAGATCATCTCCCGCTACTGCTGGATCATCGACCACGGCCGCTGGGACGAGATGCCGGGGCTGTTCACCCCCGATTGCGTCCTCGACTTCGGCAGCCTCATGGGACGCCACGAGGGGCACGACGGCGTGCGCACGCTCGCCGGCATGATCGGCGGCACCGGCCTCATGATGCGCCACTACGTGACCAACGTCGTCATCGAGGGCGACGCCGAGCGCGCCCAGGCCGACACCTACGTACTGGCGCTCACCGGCCCCGGACCGGGCAGCTTCATGCAGACGACCGGCCGCTACGCCGACGACTTCGTGAAGCGTGACGGTCGCTGGCTCCTGCACCAGCGCGTCGCCGTCATCGAGATGCCCGGCGCGCGCTGA
- a CDS encoding bifunctional aldolase/short-chain dehydrogenase, which produces MESRWSDREAEEFRDRFAPTWGEELALRVYTSRLIGRDPDLVMHGGGNTSLKGTVTTLVGDDIPALFVKGSGWDLDSIEPPGLPAVDLRHLRRLRGLPSLSDEEMVNQLRTHLFDAGAPNPSVETLLHAFLPHRFIDHTHADIALVVTNQPPGENAAMVREAFGPRWSVVDYVMPGFALAKLAAEVYERDPSVEGLVLLNHGLFTFADDARTAYERMIAGVDRAERFVAKQQKAKARTTVQVTVDLERAKAAAARLAPVLRSALAEPSGDDDRPWRRWVLDYRVDESTLRHLARPDTAALAATSPLTPDHVIRTKGTAVVLEPSLPLDDDAALRERVFAAVRQFREGYDAYVEAQKGRAGGRVTKLDSTPRVVLVPGVGIFTAGRTKADARIAADITEHTVRAKAVANDVGRYTALSDGDLFDMEYWVLEQAKLGKAKEPPLAGQVALVTGAVGAIGFGICRQLVAAGAHVVLTDIDAERLAAGCRELDPKGKGLVTGIPMDVTNEDSVVAGFAETCRRYGGVDVLVLNAGVAHVSRIEELDPAAFRRVLDVNTVGYFLVLREGARLLRRQGTGGNVIVNSSKNVFAPGADFGAYSASKAGAHQLGRVAALELAPIGVRVNLINADAVFGDGSRPSGLWAEVGPARARSRGMDPSELQDYYRQRNLLRVRVLPEHVGNAVVFLASNQTPTTGAVIPVDGGVLEAFPR; this is translated from the coding sequence ATGGAGAGTCGCTGGTCGGACCGCGAAGCCGAGGAATTCCGCGATCGCTTCGCGCCGACGTGGGGCGAGGAGCTGGCGCTGCGCGTCTATACGTCGCGCCTGATCGGGCGCGACCCCGACCTCGTCATGCACGGCGGCGGCAACACGTCGCTGAAGGGCACCGTGACGACGCTCGTCGGCGACGATATCCCGGCGCTGTTCGTGAAGGGGAGCGGCTGGGACCTCGATTCCATCGAGCCCCCCGGCCTGCCGGCGGTCGACCTCCGCCACCTCCGCCGCCTGCGTGGGCTGCCGTCGCTCTCCGACGAGGAGATGGTGAATCAGCTGCGCACGCATCTCTTCGACGCCGGGGCGCCGAACCCGTCGGTCGAGACGCTGCTGCACGCCTTCCTGCCCCACCGCTTCATCGACCATACCCACGCCGACATCGCCCTCGTGGTGACGAACCAGCCGCCCGGCGAGAACGCGGCCATGGTGCGCGAGGCGTTCGGGCCGCGCTGGAGCGTCGTCGACTACGTCATGCCCGGCTTCGCGCTCGCCAAGCTCGCGGCCGAGGTCTACGAGCGCGACCCGTCGGTCGAGGGGCTGGTCCTCCTGAACCACGGCCTCTTCACCTTCGCCGACGACGCCCGCACCGCGTACGAGCGCATGATCGCCGGCGTCGACCGCGCCGAGCGCTTCGTGGCGAAGCAGCAGAAGGCGAAGGCGCGCACGACGGTGCAGGTGACGGTCGACCTCGAGCGCGCAAAGGCCGCCGCCGCGCGCCTGGCGCCGGTGCTGCGCAGCGCGCTCGCCGAGCCGAGCGGCGACGACGACCGCCCGTGGCGCCGCTGGGTGCTCGACTACCGCGTCGACGAGTCGACGCTGCGCCACCTGGCCCGCCCCGACACCGCGGCGCTCGCCGCGACCAGCCCGCTGACGCCCGACCACGTGATCCGCACCAAGGGCACGGCGGTGGTGCTCGAGCCGTCGTTGCCGCTCGACGACGACGCGGCCCTGCGCGAGCGCGTGTTCGCGGCGGTCCGCCAGTTCCGCGAGGGCTACGACGCCTACGTCGAGGCGCAGAAGGGCCGCGCCGGCGGCCGCGTCACGAAGCTCGACTCGACGCCGCGCGTGGTGCTGGTGCCCGGCGTCGGCATCTTCACCGCCGGCCGCACCAAGGCCGACGCGCGCATCGCCGCCGACATCACCGAGCACACCGTGCGCGCGAAGGCGGTGGCCAACGACGTCGGCCGCTACACCGCGCTCTCGGACGGCGACCTCTTCGACATGGAGTACTGGGTCCTCGAGCAGGCGAAGCTCGGCAAGGCGAAGGAGCCGCCGCTCGCCGGCCAGGTCGCGCTGGTGACCGGCGCCGTCGGCGCGATCGGCTTCGGCATCTGCCGCCAGCTGGTCGCCGCGGGCGCGCACGTCGTCCTCACCGACATCGACGCCGAGCGGCTCGCGGCCGGGTGCCGCGAGCTCGACCCCAAGGGCAAGGGGCTCGTGACGGGCATCCCGATGGACGTCACCAACGAGGACTCGGTGGTGGCGGGCTTCGCCGAGACCTGCCGGCGCTACGGCGGCGTCGACGTCCTCGTGCTGAACGCCGGCGTCGCCCACGTGAGCCGGATCGAGGAGCTCGACCCGGCGGCGTTCCGGCGCGTGCTCGACGTCAACACCGTCGGCTACTTCCTCGTGCTGCGCGAGGGCGCCCGGCTCCTGCGCCGCCAGGGCACGGGCGGCAACGTGATCGTGAACTCGTCGAAGAACGTGTTCGCGCCCGGCGCAGACTTCGGCGCCTACAGCGCGTCGAAGGCGGGCGCGCACCAGCTCGGCCGCGTCGCCGCGCTCGAGCTGGCGCCGATCGGCGTCCGCGTGAACCTCATCAACGCCGACGCCGTCTTCGGCGACGGCAGCCGGCCGTCGGGGCTGTGGGCCGAGGTGGGGCCGGCGCGGGCGCGCTCGCGCGGCATGGATCCGAGCGAGCTGCAGGACTACTACCGCCAGCGCAACCTGCTGCGCGTCCGCGTGCTGCCGGAGCACGTCGGCAACGCGGTCGTGTTCCTCGCCTCGAACCAGACGCCGACCACCGGCGCCGTCATCCCCGTCGACGGCGGCGTCCTCGAAGCCTTCCCCCGCTGA